In Rhodobacter xanthinilyticus, a single window of DNA contains:
- a CDS encoding phage terminase large subunit family protein, with amino-acid sequence MSANSSTPSPTSGSRLHDEDDDNDLTEGLDLGFDGAEDLLRVWRQGMRPDPNLTVSEWADQHRWLSSRGAAEPGRYRTARAPYLREIMDALSPGHPAQRITFMKAAQVGATEAGNNWIGFVIHHAPGPMLAVLPSLELAKRTSRGRLDPLIADSPALRERVNPARSRDAGNSMLSKEFPGGILVLTGANSATGLRSMPARYVFLDEVDAYPASADEEGDPVTLAEARTTTFSHRRKVFMVSTPTIRGLSRIEREFEASDQRRYFVPCPHCGAMQWLQFDRLRWAKGKPETAAYHCEGCERPIAEHHKTEMLARGEWRATAVSRDPKAIGFHLSALYSPLGWKSWSDVAREWLAAQGSDETLRAARNTLLGETWVESGDAPEWQRLADRREAWKPGTVPMAGLFLTAGADVQRDRIEVDIWAWGRGMESWLVDHIVIPGGPDDPAAWDKLTALLGKSWQHANGAFMTVARLGIDTGYEAAAVYAWSRKVGFEQVAPLKGLEGFNRAAPVSGPTYVDATIGGKRLRRGARLWSVATATFKAETYRFLRIERPSDEDHALGALNAPGTIHLPGWADTEWLKQLVAEQLVTIRNKRGYAHQEWQKMRERNEALDCRVYARAAAWILGADRWDEATWRRLEAQAGVETRMPTTMAAESTPDPAQPKAGTLTTPRRKRRAYTPNFMRD; translated from the coding sequence ATGTCCGCGAACAGCTCGACGCCCTCGCCGACCTCCGGGTCTCGCTTGCATGATGAGGACGATGACAACGACCTGACCGAGGGTCTCGACCTCGGATTCGACGGGGCCGAGGACCTGCTGAGGGTCTGGCGGCAGGGAATGCGCCCCGATCCGAACCTGACGGTGTCGGAATGGGCAGATCAGCATCGCTGGCTGTCGTCGCGCGGCGCGGCCGAACCGGGGCGCTACCGCACCGCCCGCGCGCCCTATCTGCGCGAGATCATGGATGCGCTCTCGCCCGGCCATCCGGCGCAGCGCATCACCTTCATGAAGGCGGCGCAAGTCGGCGCGACCGAGGCCGGGAACAACTGGATCGGCTTCGTCATCCATCACGCGCCGGGGCCGATGCTGGCGGTGCTGCCGAGCCTGGAACTGGCCAAGCGCACATCGCGCGGCCGTCTTGATCCACTGATCGCGGACAGCCCCGCCCTGCGCGAACGGGTGAACCCTGCCCGGTCGCGCGATGCCGGCAACTCGATGCTGTCGAAGGAATTCCCAGGCGGCATCCTGGTGCTGACCGGTGCCAATTCGGCGACCGGCCTGCGGTCGATGCCCGCGCGCTATGTGTTTCTGGACGAGGTCGACGCCTATCCGGCCTCGGCCGACGAGGAAGGCGATCCGGTCACGCTGGCGGAAGCGCGGACCACGACCTTCTCGCATCGACGCAAGGTGTTCATGGTCTCGACGCCGACGATCCGGGGTCTGAGCCGGATCGAGCGGGAATTCGAGGCTTCTGACCAGCGGCGCTACTTCGTGCCCTGCCCGCATTGCGGGGCGATGCAGTGGCTGCAGTTCGACCGCCTGCGCTGGGCGAAGGGGAAGCCGGAAACCGCCGCCTATCACTGCGAGGGCTGCGAGCGTCCCATCGCCGAGCACCACAAGACCGAAATGCTGGCCCGCGGCGAATGGCGGGCAACAGCGGTTTCCAGGGATCCGAAGGCCATCGGCTTCCATCTCTCGGCTCTCTATTCGCCGCTCGGGTGGAAAAGTTGGTCCGACGTCGCGCGGGAATGGCTGGCGGCCCAGGGGTCGGACGAGACGCTGCGCGCCGCACGCAACACGCTGCTTGGCGAAACATGGGTCGAGTCGGGCGACGCGCCGGAATGGCAGCGACTGGCGGATCGGCGCGAGGCGTGGAAGCCGGGCACCGTGCCGATGGCGGGGCTGTTCCTGACGGCCGGTGCCGACGTCCAGAGAGACCGGATCGAAGTCGACATCTGGGCCTGGGGCCGGGGCATGGAAAGCTGGCTGGTCGATCACATCGTCATCCCTGGCGGCCCCGATGATCCGGCGGCCTGGGACAAGCTGACAGCGCTGTTAGGGAAGAGCTGGCAGCATGCCAACGGCGCCTTCATGACCGTGGCGCGGCTGGGCATCGACACCGGGTACGAGGCCGCGGCGGTCTACGCCTGGTCGCGCAAGGTCGGGTTCGAACAGGTCGCGCCCCTGAAGGGGCTTGAGGGCTTCAACAGGGCGGCACCGGTCTCGGGCCCTACCTATGTCGATGCAACCATCGGCGGCAAACGCCTCCGTCGCGGCGCGCGGCTGTGGTCGGTGGCCACGGCGACCTTCAAGGCGGAGACCTATCGGTTCCTGCGGATCGAGCGGCCAAGTGATGAGGACCACGCGCTCGGCGCGCTGAACGCCCCAGGCACGATCCATCTTCCTGGCTGGGCCGACACCGAATGGCTGAAGCAGCTGGTCGCCGAACAGCTGGTCACAATCCGCAACAAGCGCGGCTATGCCCATCAGGAATGGCAGAAGATGCGCGAGCGGAACGAGGCGCTGGACTGCCGGGTCTATGCCCGCGCCGCGGCGTGGATCCTCGGCGCCGATCGCTGGGACGAGGCCACCTGGCGGCGCCTCGAAGCGCAGGCGGGCGTGGAAACGCGCATGCCAACGACCATGGCGGCCGAATCCACTCCGGACCCGGCCCAACCCAAGGCCGGAACACTGACGACGCCGCGCCGGAAACGGCGGGCCTATACCCCGAACTTCATGAGGGACTGA
- a CDS encoding S49 family peptidase has protein sequence MHHTQIAQRVFNTPLMVDPAKALAFLTGLGPRITGREISVEGMAVDPEDQVTGTLPARASLFGDELTSRQARNGGQPFAVVDGIAVIEIAGTLVHRGAWIGQSSGLTSYEGIAAQLQAALADPAIRGIALDIDSFGGEVAGAFDLADRIRAARQVKPVQAFVADHALSAAYALASQADRIILPRTGAVGSIGVVALHSDMSGALDQKGIAVTLIHAGARKVDANPYQPLPEAVRNRIAGELEDLRQLFAETVAEGRGRRLDTQRALSTEAAVFRGEAAVFAGLADEVADPVTAFRAFAAAPRGTITPRGKGPMMSTAPEDHAQPAVAPAASPAPEPTPTTAVTPPQPTAAAMSPEAIRAEAAEVAQVCAQAARLGIQIDAADAVSKGVKPEALRAKVLADLAARSDAAGIIATAPAAGAKESPIVAAAKKSAAASR, from the coding sequence ATGCATCACACCCAGATCGCCCAGCGCGTCTTCAACACCCCGCTGATGGTCGATCCCGCCAAGGCACTGGCCTTCCTGACCGGCCTTGGCCCGCGGATCACCGGCCGCGAGATCAGCGTCGAGGGAATGGCTGTGGATCCCGAGGATCAGGTCACCGGAACCCTTCCCGCCCGCGCATCGCTGTTCGGCGACGAGCTGACCAGCCGTCAGGCACGCAATGGCGGCCAGCCCTTCGCGGTCGTGGACGGGATCGCGGTCATCGAGATCGCTGGCACGCTGGTGCATCGCGGGGCATGGATCGGGCAATCCTCCGGCCTGACCTCCTACGAGGGGATCGCGGCCCAGCTGCAGGCGGCCCTCGCCGATCCAGCCATCCGTGGCATTGCGCTCGACATCGACAGCTTCGGCGGCGAGGTCGCCGGGGCCTTTGACCTCGCCGACCGCATCCGCGCAGCGCGTCAGGTCAAACCCGTGCAGGCCTTCGTCGCCGACCACGCGCTCTCGGCCGCCTATGCGCTGGCCTCCCAGGCCGACCGCATAATCCTGCCCCGCACCGGCGCCGTCGGCAGCATCGGCGTCGTGGCCCTGCACAGCGACATGAGCGGGGCACTGGACCAGAAAGGGATCGCCGTCACGCTGATCCACGCAGGCGCCCGCAAGGTCGATGCAAACCCTTACCAGCCGCTTCCCGAGGCCGTCCGCAACCGGATCGCGGGCGAGCTGGAAGACCTCCGCCAGCTCTTCGCGGAAACCGTCGCAGAAGGTCGTGGACGCCGTCTCGACACCCAACGCGCGCTGAGCACCGAAGCCGCCGTGTTCCGCGGGGAGGCCGCAGTCTTCGCCGGTCTCGCGGATGAGGTCGCCGATCCCGTCACTGCCTTCCGCGCTTTCGCCGCCGCACCTCGCGGCACAATCACCCCCAGAGGAAAGGGCCCAATGATGTCCACTGCCCCCGAAGACCATGCGCAGCCTGCGGTCGCGCCTGCCGCCAGCCCCGCGCCGGAACCGACCCCGACCACGGCAGTCACACCGCCGCAACCCACGGCGGCCGCGATGTCGCCCGAGGCGATCCGCGCCGAGGCGGCAGAGGTCGCGCAAGTCTGCGCACAGGCCGCGCGCCTGGGCATCCAGATCGATGCTGCGGATGCCGTCTCCAAGGGCGTGAAGCCCGAGGCGCTGCGCGCGAAGGTGCTGGCCGATCTCGCCGCGCGCAGCGATGCCGCGGGCATCATCGCCACCGCCCCGGCGGCGGGTGCCAAGGAAAGCCCCATTGTCGCGGCCGCGAAGAAATCGGCCGCCGCCTCGCGCTGA
- a CDS encoding head-tail joining protein, which translates to MSVFATAMYRIFTHASMAAPALWISATTSEERPIRIIRRAPDRVTDFGAGRFVSDTTVVDVRVADLPAPRPGDVIVIGADSHVIQGEPLRDRERLIWTLDLRPA; encoded by the coding sequence ATGTCCGTCTTCGCCACCGCCATGTACCGCATCTTCACCCATGCATCCATGGCGGCCCCGGCCCTCTGGATCTCGGCCACCACGTCCGAGGAACGCCCGATCCGCATCATCCGCCGCGCGCCCGACCGAGTGACCGACTTCGGCGCTGGCCGGTTCGTCAGCGACACGACGGTGGTGGATGTGCGTGTGGCAGACCTGCCCGCCCCGCGCCCGGGCGACGTCATCGTCATCGGCGCGGACAGCCATGTCATCCAGGGAGAACCGCTGCGCGACCGGGAACGGCTGATCTGGACCCTCGATCTCCGCCCGGCGTGA
- a CDS encoding head decoration protein, which translates to MPVLTEPPSMGDVLKYEVNPNYTREVVTLLAGTPYPVGAVLGRITASGKYKLATSGGTDGAQTASAVLLYAVDATLADAVGIVVARGPAIVSRAGLAYDATVDDGAKITTKIGQLAAAGIIARDGV; encoded by the coding sequence ATGCCCGTCCTGACGGAACCGCCCAGCATGGGCGATGTCCTCAAATATGAGGTCAACCCGAACTACACCCGCGAGGTCGTGACGCTGCTCGCAGGCACACCCTACCCCGTGGGCGCCGTCCTTGGCCGCATCACCGCCAGCGGCAAGTACAAGCTGGCGACCAGCGGCGGCACCGATGGCGCGCAGACTGCATCGGCCGTCCTGCTCTATGCCGTCGATGCCACGCTGGCGGACGCCGTGGGCATCGTCGTCGCCCGAGGCCCGGCCATCGTCTCGCGTGCGGGCCTCGCCTACGACGCCACTGTCGATGACGGGGCGAAGATCACCACCAAGATCGGCCAACTCGCCGCAGCAGGCATCATCGCCCGCGACGGCGTCTGA
- a CDS encoding major capsid protein: MTLVRNPFDAGGYSLAEMTQAINILPNLYTRLAQIGLFRFEGVSQRSVIIEQYEGVLSLLPSVPLGGPATVGTREGRSMRSFALPWIPHDDVILPADIQGQPALGGAFDSADPLVEVMNRKLLLMRRKHAQTREYMEMNALRGIVKDGAGTTLYNYFTEFGLAQISVDFVLGTAGTNVQGKVREVLRAIEDNLLGEAMTSVHALVSREFFDKLIAHPKTEEAYKFYASTGAQPLREDVRRNFPFGGILFEEYSGTVTLSTKATERLVPANEGIAFPLGTMDTFTTYGGPANLLETANTIGLPLYARQHLDEKGRWIDVMTEASILPINKRPRLAIRLHTSN, translated from the coding sequence ATGACCCTCGTCCGCAATCCCTTCGACGCTGGCGGTTATTCGCTGGCCGAGATGACGCAGGCCATCAACATCCTGCCCAACCTCTACACCCGCCTCGCCCAGATCGGCCTCTTCCGCTTCGAAGGGGTCAGCCAGCGCTCGGTCATCATCGAGCAATATGAAGGCGTCCTGAGCCTTCTCCCCTCCGTCCCCCTCGGCGGCCCGGCCACGGTCGGCACCCGCGAGGGCCGGTCGATGCGCAGCTTCGCCCTGCCGTGGATCCCGCATGACGACGTGATCCTGCCCGCCGACATTCAGGGCCAGCCCGCGCTGGGCGGCGCTTTTGATTCCGCCGATCCCCTCGTAGAGGTGATGAACCGCAAGCTGCTCCTCATGCGGCGCAAGCATGCACAGACCCGCGAATATATGGAGATGAACGCGCTGCGCGGCATCGTAAAGGACGGGGCCGGGACGACCCTCTACAACTACTTCACCGAATTCGGTCTGGCGCAGATCTCGGTAGACTTCGTGCTGGGCACGGCCGGAACGAACGTGCAGGGCAAGGTGCGCGAGGTTCTGCGCGCCATTGAGGACAACCTCTTGGGCGAGGCCATGACCTCGGTCCACGCGCTGGTCAGCCGGGAATTCTTCGACAAGCTGATCGCGCACCCGAAGACCGAAGAAGCCTACAAGTTCTACGCCTCGACCGGCGCCCAGCCGCTGCGAGAGGACGTCCGCCGCAACTTCCCCTTCGGCGGCATCCTCTTCGAGGAATACTCGGGCACCGTCACCCTCTCGACCAAGGCCACCGAACGGCTGGTCCCGGCGAACGAGGGCATCGCCTTCCCGCTCGGCACGATGGACACCTTCACCACCTATGGCGGCCCGGCGAACCTGCTCGAGACCGCCAACACCATCGGGCTGCCCCTCTACGCCCGCCAGCATCTCGACGAAAAGGGCCGCTGGATCGACGTGATGACAGAGGCCTCGATCCTGCCCATCAACAAGCGACCCCGGCTGGCGATCCGCCTCCACACGTCGAACTGA
- a CDS encoding phage head-tail joining protein produces MDLDRMQALLTALQEARFAGLRSVSYDGKTVTYGSDAELAAAIRDLEGRIAAASATPRRRRWGTVATKGL; encoded by the coding sequence ATGGATCTCGACCGCATGCAGGCCCTGCTGACAGCATTGCAGGAAGCCCGCTTCGCCGGGCTGCGCAGCGTCAGCTACGACGGCAAGACCGTGACCTACGGCTCGGACGCCGAACTGGCCGCGGCGATCCGGGATCTGGAAGGGCGGATTGCAGCAGCCTCGGCCACGCCCCGTCGCCGCCGCTGGGGCACCGTGGCCACGAAGGGTCTGTGA
- a CDS encoding phage portal protein, producing the protein MVLDAFRARLGSIIGGFDAAQSHRRMRGFRASRAHVNTLIAASGETITARARWLVRNNGYAANAVDAFANHVVGDGIKPSSKIADAAKKEALQKLWLAWTDEADAEGLTDFFGLQRRAAREVFLAGEVFLRIRTRRPEDGLTVPMQLQMLPSEMLPQDMTRVLPGAGSIRQGIEFDGIGRRVAYHFLRRHPGDMTDPGLAGETVRVPASEVIHILDPVEAGQLRGVSRFAAAVVKLFTLDLYDDAELERKKTAAMFAMFITSPAPETALDPAEDDLEVEPGQVVRLDPGENVTTPSTPDSGSTYEPFQYRTLLQIGAALGVPYGYLTGDTAKGNFSNTRIALVDFRRRISAFQHSVMVYQLCRAVWTRWMDMAVLAGAIDLPGYVTDRRTWLACDWLPTKWDWIDPAKDASAEILQIEAGLKSRTQAIAERGYDAEQVDREIAAERKREAELGLDFRRPGSPAQAAGGGAGPGDAERQRQDQQEEGNQDDVDEDREPRPAEEG; encoded by the coding sequence ATGGTGCTCGACGCCTTCCGCGCGCGCCTTGGCTCGATCATCGGCGGGTTTGACGCCGCACAATCGCATCGGCGCATGCGTGGCTTCCGCGCGAGCCGCGCCCATGTGAACACCCTGATCGCGGCCTCGGGCGAGACCATCACCGCCCGCGCGCGCTGGCTCGTGCGCAACAACGGCTATGCCGCGAACGCCGTTGATGCCTTCGCGAACCATGTCGTCGGTGACGGGATCAAGCCCTCGTCGAAGATCGCGGATGCGGCGAAGAAGGAGGCGCTACAGAAGCTCTGGCTCGCCTGGACCGACGAGGCCGATGCCGAGGGCCTGACCGACTTTTTCGGCCTCCAGCGCCGGGCGGCGCGCGAGGTGTTCCTGGCAGGAGAGGTGTTCCTGCGCATCCGCACACGGCGGCCGGAGGACGGGCTGACCGTCCCGATGCAGCTGCAGATGCTGCCATCCGAGATGCTGCCGCAGGACATGACCCGCGTCCTGCCCGGCGCGGGATCGATCCGGCAGGGGATCGAATTCGACGGCATCGGGCGGCGGGTGGCCTACCACTTCCTGCGTCGCCATCCGGGGGACATGACCGATCCGGGGCTGGCTGGTGAGACGGTGCGCGTGCCCGCGTCCGAGGTCATCCACATCCTCGACCCTGTCGAGGCGGGCCAGCTGCGCGGCGTGTCGCGCTTTGCCGCGGCCGTGGTGAAGCTCTTCACGCTGGACCTCTACGACGATGCAGAACTCGAGCGGAAAAAGACCGCGGCGATGTTCGCGATGTTCATCACCTCCCCCGCCCCGGAAACCGCCCTCGATCCGGCCGAGGACGATCTGGAGGTGGAACCCGGCCAGGTGGTGCGACTGGATCCGGGTGAGAACGTCACGACGCCATCGACGCCGGATTCCGGGTCCACCTATGAGCCGTTCCAGTACCGGACGCTGTTGCAGATCGGCGCCGCGCTGGGCGTGCCCTATGGCTATCTGACCGGCGACACCGCCAAGGGGAACTTCTCGAACACCCGGATCGCGCTGGTCGACTTCCGCCGCCGCATCTCGGCCTTCCAGCATTCGGTCATGGTCTACCAGCTATGCCGTGCCGTCTGGACGCGCTGGATGGACATGGCCGTGCTGGCAGGCGCCATCGACCTGCCCGGCTATGTCACCGACCGGCGCACCTGGCTCGCCTGTGACTGGCTTCCCACGAAATGGGACTGGATCGATCCGGCCAAGGATGCCTCGGCCGAGATCCTGCAGATCGAAGCGGGCCTGAAATCCCGCACACAGGCCATCGCCGAGCGCGGCTATGATGCTGAACAGGTTGACCGGGAAATCGCTGCGGAACGCAAACGCGAGGCCGAGCTGGGTCTCGACTTCCGGCGGCCGGGGTCACCGGCGCAGGCGGCGGGTGGCGGCGCGGGGCCGGGTGATGCCGAGCGCCAACGACAGGATCAGCAGGAAGAAGGCAATCAGGACGATGTTGACGAGGATCGGGAACCCCGGCCTGCGGAGGAAGGATGA